The Candidatus Omnitrophota bacterium genome contains the following window.
ATCAGGGGGCATTTCTAAGAATTATTCTAAAAGAAAAAACCTAGGATTTTTTCCTTTTTAAACCGAATAAACCTAGAACACCCATTCCTAATAACGACATAGTTGCTGGTTCAGGAACTACTCCTACAGAAACGTCACTAAAAGTTCCCCAAGATGGAAGAGAACTATCATAAGATGTTCTCAACACTATATTCAGATAATAATCTGATCCTGGAGTAACCATAACTGTAGACTGTTTCTTCCAACCACCACTTATACCCTCCAAGCCGTCTTCTGTGGCTCCACCCCAAGTAAGTCCTCCAATAATTGAAGCGCCATTCCAAAGATAATCTCCTTGAGTTATAACTGCATAGAACTCATCATAATAAGCAGAGTCATAACTGTTAAAGACCTTATCGAAATAGAGCTCGTAACCGTCAGGCGTTCCTAATGGAGCTAGAGATAGTCCTACGCCTTTCCAGCCTGCAGATTGCGAATCACCTTCTTGTGGTAGAGTATCAAAATCTCCAATTGTAACAGATCCTGAAGTAGCAAGGATAACTGTTGTTAGTGAATCTCCGCTAATATTCGAATCTGGTGCGTAAACCACAGTAAAGATTGGATTGGAAATTTCAATATAGGCTGCTTCGGCATTTTGAAGCAATGCAAAACTTCCTAACGCCAAGATTGCCATACATAGCAAGATTTTCTTCATTCTATTTTCACCTCCTTTTTGTTAATTTTATCTATTAATCGCGTCCGTGGCTTTTAACGCGTTAATATTCTCCTCTTTATGAAATTAATAAACACAGAAACAACAATATATTTTTTAGTCTTCTCTTCATTTTATTTAAGCTTCTTTCTCTTTATACCAGCCAATCCTAACAATCCTAATCCTAAAAGAGATAAGGTAGCAGGTTCTGGAATTGTAGACGTTTCAATAGTAAAATAAATACCGTCGTTATAATAATGACAATCCGGGTCAATACCAAAACCAAAATTGCCATCACTAAGCCAAGCAAAATTGGCTGCAGGTATAGAGTAGGTTAAATTAACCTTATGGTTTGAATCTCCATAAGGGTCGTGCCAAACGCCTAACAAAAGTCCTTGAGTGGAAAAATTATCGCCGCCACCTTCATTATCCGTGCCTACAGTAACCGTACCAGTATATGTTCCGGCACCAGGCGCTACATAAGCCGAGTCCAAAAGATGAGTGTAAAGACTATCATCCTCACCCCATAGGTGATCCCACATTTGTTGATAAGTCAAAGTTGCACTGGTTATGGTTTCTCCTGAAGGCACATACCAATCTATCCCCCAAGTATAGAATTCCTGATGAACTAAATCATAAAGGTCAGAGGGGCTCGGCGAAAAGGTGTAGGTATTGGCGAAAGCAAAATTCTGACAAAGCAGCATTATTGCTGCTGCTATTAGTAAAACTAAACATTTTCTTTTCATTTTTACCTCGCTCCCCTTCCGGTTAAAACTATTACAACCGTATTGGCTAAAATTCTTAAATCTACTAATAAGCACATTTTTTTAATATATAAAATGTCGTATTTAATTTTCTTCTTTACGTCCTCAATTGTCTCATCATATTTATGCCAAACCTGCGCCAGTCCGGTTATCCCTGGCTTTACTACTAGACGTTGCTCATAATCACGAATTAATGTCCTTAAATCTCTAACTAGTTCCGGTCTCTCAGGCCTAGGTCCAACAATACTCATCTCACCCTTCAAAACATTAATTAACTGTGGAATCTCATCTATGTGGAGTTTTCTTAAGATTCTACCAACTGGAGTAATGCGTGGATCGTCTTTTCTGGCCCAAATTGCACCAGTAGCATTTTCTGCATCAAAGTACATAGTTCGCAATTTATAAATTTTAAAAAGTTCACCAAACCTTCCCATCCTATCCTGCTTATATACAATAGGACCTTTTGAGGTTAGCTTTATAATAGTGCCTGCAACTAAAAGAAATGGGAACGATAGGACTAATCCAGTGCTAGCAAGCATAATGTCCATTATCCTCTTAAGTCTTTCAAAGCTTCTACGGACAAAACGAACTATAAGTCCGGTAACCCCGCTTAAAAGTAGAAACAAGGTGTTAAACTCAGGAGCGCGTGATTTCTCTGGAGTTTTAGCTGAAATGACAGGCTTACTATAATCAACAGTGCCTACTATATCCTGGGAGGAAATCTCTGAAGAGTCTAAATAAGTAACAGCAAAGGTCTGGCTTTCATCAAAACTTGATAAGAATAGAAAAAGACCAATTACGCAAATAAACGCAACTAGTATCTTCTTAAAATTTGCTGTTGTCCTTAATTGTCCTGTATTTTGATTCATATTTCTGCCTTTGTATCTTATATAAGAGCATTTTTTATGCCAACTTTGCCTTATTGGTAAAAACTTTTTTTATGTTTTTTAACTTATTACTTTTCAATGGGTTATGAAAATAAAATTTTAAAAAAAATACATGCCAAATTTATGTTTTGGTCTTAGTATATGTTTTTGTTCCCAAAAGGAAACACAGATTAGATAAATTTTAAGATAAATACCATAACTTATTATTTAACAATATGTTATGAAAATTTAATTTAAAATATGTATATATACATAAGGTGTTCATTTTTAAACAATTCTTAACAAAAATAAAGAGGAAATTGGATTTTAAGGGATGTATTTAGCGAGCAAGGGACTAATCTCATTACTAAAGGACTTAAGTAGCTTAAAGGCCTCTTCCTTATCATTTGTCTTCAAGTCTGTTGAAATTCTAATCATTGCACCAGCAGTTCTTTTTCCCAACATGCGATCGATAACTATTTTCATCTGTTGCTTTATATAATTATCAGTATAAACATTTCCAGCCTTGAACCAATAAATATACATCTGTGGAATCTTCTCTTTTTCAACAATCAACTTCATTGCCTTAATAGGACTGGTTAGCTGGATAGAATCCTTCTCTACTATTGTCATTCCGCTGCCTAAGAGACAAATCTCAGGTGGATGACTTACCTTACGATTATCTTCTGAATAGATTAAATAAAGATACACAGATTGACCTTGTTTATTTTTATATTCTCTTACGAAGAGATTTCGTGTTTCTAAAATCGCATAGTCATTTTCAGAAATTGGAATGTCTGTTGATGTCCACTCACCAAATTCCTTTGGGAAATCAGATACCTTAATATTTGAAGTAGCATCTGTTCTTGTTGGTAAATAAGAGGCAAGGCTCAAATAAACAACAAGGATTAGAATTAAAACTATGATAATGAAGTTTCTATTATTCATTTTGTATCCTTTCTTAAGATATTATTTTAAGGTATTTTCTACAATCAATAGTCCAATAAATGCAAACACAAATACAAATAAACCCATTGCCGTATGGAACATACCTGTTGCCCATTTAGCACCGTATATCTCACTAACTAAAGACAAAGAAACTATACGTATTACATTTGTAGAAATAGCAATTGGGATTGAAGAAGCAAACAAAATCATCCTTTTGGAACGAGAAAGATTGCTCAAGTATCCCATAAGTGCACCTAGGGCAATTAAGGCGATTAAACTTCTTATTCCTGAACATGGATCCTCAACAATAAGATAAGAATTTGCTGTCTTTATAATGCTGCCCTCCCTTATTGCTCTAATGCCTAGATTATTTATGATAAATGTTGAAATCTTTGCAGCAAAGATCTTCAGCTGAAAGCTCAAATTTGCAATTGCAACCAAAGGCAGTGGAATCATAAATATTAAAAATGATATAGGGAAAAATAACTTTTTTAGATAGTCTTTACCAAAAAATAATAAAGCTATTCCAATAATAGTTAGGATTAGAGAAAATCCCGACGAGAAATATACCCTCCAAACTGCACTTATGAGATGGATTAATAACCCTGCACCAAGAAATAACCAGCCCATATTTGAAGGATTAATCTTTATACTTTTTAATTTATCCCTCATCTGCCAAATAAGAAAGATGCTTATAAATGGCACTAGAAAACCATGGTTGTAATAGCTATCCTTAGCATTCCACCTATCATACATCCAAATAAAGGTTGGAATGTAGGCGATAATTATTAAAGCTGCTA
Protein-coding sequences here:
- a CDS encoding PEP-CTERM sorting domain-containing protein, producing MKRKCLVLLIAAAIMLLCQNFAFANTYTFSPSPSDLYDLVHQEFYTWGIDWYVPSGETITSATLTYQQMWDHLWGEDDSLYTHLLDSAYVAPGAGTYTGTVTVGTDNEGGGDNFSTQGLLLGVWHDPYGDSNHKVNLTYSIPAANFAWLSDGNFGFGIDPDCHYYNDGIYFTIETSTIPEPATLSLLGLGLLGLAGIKRKKLK
- a CDS encoding sugar transferase — protein: MNQNTGQLRTTANFKKILVAFICVIGLFLFLSSFDESQTFAVTYLDSSEISSQDIVGTVDYSKPVISAKTPEKSRAPEFNTLFLLLSGVTGLIVRFVRRSFERLKRIMDIMLASTGLVLSFPFLLVAGTIIKLTSKGPIVYKQDRMGRFGELFKIYKLRTMYFDAENATGAIWARKDDPRITPVGRILRKLHIDEIPQLINVLKGEMSIVGPRPERPELVRDLRTLIRDYEQRLVVKPGITGLAQVWHKYDETIEDVKKKIKYDILYIKKMCLLVDLRILANTVVIVLTGRGAR
- a CDS encoding exosortase/archaeosortase family protein → MKKQDLIKLATLAALIIIAYIPTFIWMYDRWNAKDSYYNHGFLVPFISIFLIWQMRDKLKSIKINPSNMGWLFLGAGLLIHLISAVWRVYFSSGFSLILTIIGIALLFFGKDYLKKLFFPISFLIFMIPLPLVAIANLSFQLKIFAAKISTFIINNLGIRAIREGSIIKTANSYLIVEDPCSGIRSLIALIALGALMGYLSNLSRSKRMILFASSIPIAISTNVIRIVSLSLVSEIYGAKWATGMFHTAMGLFVFVFAFIGLLIVENTLK
- a CDS encoding EpsI family protein, coding for MNNRNFIIIVLILILVVYLSLASYLPTRTDATSNIKVSDFPKEFGEWTSTDIPISENDYAILETRNLFVREYKNKQGQSVYLYLIYSEDNRKVSHPPEICLLGSGMTIVEKDSIQLTSPIKAMKLIVEKEKIPQMYIYWFKAGNVYTDNYIKQQMKIVIDRMLGKRTAGAMIRISTDLKTNDKEEAFKLLKSFSNEISPLLAKYIP
- a CDS encoding PEP-CTERM sorting domain-containing protein, whose amino-acid sequence is MKKILLCMAILALGSFALLQNAEAAYIEISNPIFTVVYAPDSNISGDSLTTVILATSGSVTIGDFDTLPQEGDSQSAGWKGVGLSLAPLGTPDGYELYFDKVFNSYDSAYYDEFYAVITQGDYLWNGASIIGGLTWGGATEDGLEGISGGWKKQSTVMVTPGSDYYLNIVLRTSYDSSLPSWGTFSDVSVGVVPEPATMSLLGMGVLGLFGLKRKKS